One genomic window of Streptomyces sp. WP-1 includes the following:
- a CDS encoding glycosyltransferase family 1 protein produces MRVVIVTESFPPDVNGVAHCALQTARHLVDRGHHPLVVAPAPSPGTGPDTDAPCPVVRVPSLPLPGYPQVRVALPSRRLAAALVTHRPDVVHLASPFVLGARGMAAAARLGLPAVAVYQTDLAGYARTYMGAGEAAAWRRIRAVHAAADRTLAPSTAALGDLETHGVPRVRLWPRGVDTVRFRPDRRDEALRRELAPGGELLVGYVGRLAPEKHVELLAGVTALDGVRLVVVGDGPSHAHLTEALPGAAFLGRRTGDELARIFASLDVFAHTGPFETFCQTVQEAMASGVPVVAPAVGGPLDLVHHGRTGLLVPPRDAEAVRDAVRCLAEDPARRGAFGAAARALVEGRTWAAVGDRLIGHYEDVLAGRRTAVAA; encoded by the coding sequence ATGCGTGTCGTCATCGTGACCGAATCCTTTCCCCCCGATGTGAACGGCGTGGCCCACTGCGCGCTCCAGACCGCCCGGCACCTCGTAGATCGCGGTCACCACCCGCTCGTCGTCGCCCCCGCCCCGTCCCCCGGCACCGGCCCCGACACGGACGCCCCCTGTCCGGTCGTCCGGGTCCCCTCCCTCCCGCTCCCCGGCTACCCGCAGGTCCGCGTCGCCCTCCCCAGCCGGCGCCTGGCCGCGGCCCTGGTGACGCACCGGCCCGATGTGGTGCACCTCGCCAGCCCCTTCGTCCTCGGCGCCCGGGGGATGGCGGCGGCCGCCCGGCTCGGCCTGCCCGCCGTGGCCGTCTACCAGACCGACCTCGCCGGTTACGCCCGCACCTACATGGGCGCCGGGGAGGCCGCCGCCTGGCGCCGGATCCGCGCCGTGCACGCCGCCGCCGACCGCACCCTCGCCCCCTCCACCGCCGCCCTGGGCGACCTGGAGACGCACGGGGTGCCCCGGGTGCGGCTGTGGCCGCGGGGCGTGGACACCGTACGGTTCCGGCCGGACCGCCGTGACGAGGCGCTGCGCCGGGAACTCGCCCCAGGCGGTGAGCTGCTCGTCGGCTACGTCGGCCGGCTCGCCCCCGAGAAGCACGTCGAACTGCTCGCCGGTGTCACCGCCCTGGACGGCGTCAGGCTCGTGGTCGTCGGCGACGGACCCAGCCACGCCCACCTGACCGAGGCGCTGCCCGGCGCCGCCTTCCTCGGCCGCCGTACCGGCGACGAACTGGCGCGGATCTTCGCCTCGCTGGACGTGTTCGCGCACACCGGACCGTTCGAGACCTTCTGCCAGACCGTGCAGGAGGCCATGGCCAGCGGCGTCCCGGTCGTCGCGCCGGCCGTCGGCGGGCCGCTGGACCTGGTCCACCACGGCCGTACCGGACTGCTGGTGCCGCCGCGCGACGCCGAGGCCGTACGGGACGCCGTGCGCTGTCTGGCCGAGGACCCCGCGCGCCGGGGCGCGTTCGGCGCCGCCGCCCGCGCCCTGGTCGAGGGCCGCACCTGGGCCGCCGTGGGCGACCGGCTGATCGGACACTACGAGGACGTGCTCGCCGGGCGCCGGACGGCGGTGGCGGCATGA
- a CDS encoding HEAT repeat domain-containing protein, translating to MFDPVIAPSGTLLGLLQRGRGDGTLHALTAPRAEALAALNHCVLRDPRHDWQVENRSLYYARLFLDLNGELDAVEAHLFDPEDHLETDESRTGLALAVLGHLASYGRRDALDLLRRYAARGANWAWALDELALRDDDAGLRALAAPVLARFPADPEGEAELATVVRDAFEPRPWRLWAEDPRDGIGARVRAAHESGCFDRWQRQMRPTGPRPGWSVRAVFEWAQQGLDRGAALHVPAARCLVAVAGPEDRPEILLAARAGTDGARCTALRYLADSGDLEALDLVEAAVADGTEVVVEAAVDAFERMRTVAAVDRARGWAQRPDVLGAAAGRVLACRGGAQDSPLVLGALREAVRGEGPDAPTLWTLVDGAGRLGIGCAAPVLRHVYRETASSHLRGRAARALAATDPSFATGFAVECLWDCEETTRELAARHAETGDNRVVERLRRLAADPAEEDEVQTAVRSRFGPDMSAG from the coding sequence ATGTTCGATCCGGTCATAGCGCCCAGCGGTACGCTGCTCGGCCTGCTCCAGCGGGGCCGCGGCGACGGCACGCTGCACGCGCTCACCGCCCCCCGCGCGGAAGCGCTCGCGGCCCTGAACCACTGTGTGCTGCGCGATCCCCGCCACGACTGGCAGGTGGAGAACCGCTCCCTCTACTACGCCCGGCTCTTCCTCGACCTGAACGGCGAACTGGACGCCGTCGAGGCCCACCTCTTCGACCCCGAGGACCACCTGGAGACGGACGAGTCCCGCACCGGCCTGGCCCTCGCGGTGCTCGGCCACCTCGCCTCCTACGGCCGCCGGGACGCCCTCGACCTGCTGCGCCGGTACGCCGCCCGGGGCGCCAACTGGGCCTGGGCGCTGGACGAACTGGCGCTGCGCGACGACGACGCGGGGCTGCGCGCCCTCGCCGCTCCCGTGCTGGCCCGGTTCCCCGCCGACCCCGAGGGCGAGGCCGAGCTGGCCACCGTCGTGCGCGACGCCTTCGAACCCCGGCCCTGGCGGCTGTGGGCCGAGGATCCGCGCGACGGCATCGGCGCCCGGGTGCGGGCCGCCCACGAGTCCGGATGTTTCGACCGCTGGCAGCGGCAGATGCGGCCGACCGGGCCCCGCCCCGGCTGGAGCGTGCGCGCCGTCTTCGAGTGGGCCCAGCAGGGCCTCGACCGGGGCGCCGCCCTCCATGTGCCCGCCGCCCGCTGTCTGGTCGCCGTGGCCGGACCCGAGGACCGGCCGGAGATCCTGCTGGCCGCCCGCGCCGGCACCGACGGGGCCCGCTGCACCGCCCTGCGCTATCTCGCGGACAGCGGTGATCTTGAGGCGCTCGATCTGGTCGAGGCCGCGGTCGCCGACGGCACCGAGGTCGTCGTGGAGGCGGCCGTCGACGCCTTCGAACGGATGCGCACTGTCGCCGCCGTGGACCGCGCCCGTGGCTGGGCCCAGCGCCCCGACGTGCTCGGCGCCGCCGCCGGCCGCGTCCTCGCCTGCCGCGGCGGCGCCCAGGACAGCCCGCTCGTGCTCGGCGCCCTGCGCGAGGCCGTGCGCGGCGAGGGCCCCGACGCGCCCACGCTGTGGACCCTGGTCGACGGCGCGGGACGCCTCGGCATCGGCTGCGCGGCGCCGGTGCTGCGCCATGTCTACCGCGAGACCGCCTCCTCCCATCTCCGCGGCCGCGCCGCCCGCGCCCTCGCCGCCACCGATCCCTCCTTCGCCACCGGCTTCGCCGTCGAATGCCTCTGGGACTGCGAGGAGACCACCCGCGAACTCGCCGCCCGGCACGCCGAGACCGGCGACAACCGGGTCGTCGAACGCCTCCGCCGCCTCGCCGCCGACCCGGCCGAGGAGGACGAGGTCCAGACGGCGGTCCGCAGCCGCTTCGGGCCGGACATGTCGGCGGGCTGA
- a CDS encoding ankyrin repeat domain-containing protein yields the protein MSEAPDPEVVELATKIFDLARQGQTEALVAYVDAGVPANLTNDRGDSLVMLAAYHGHAGAVRALLARGAEANRVNDRGQTPLAGAVFKGETEVVKALLEGGADPAEGTPSAVDTARMFGRADVLELFGIS from the coding sequence ATGAGCGAAGCCCCCGACCCCGAGGTCGTGGAGCTGGCGACCAAGATCTTCGATCTGGCCCGGCAGGGGCAGACCGAGGCACTCGTGGCGTACGTCGACGCGGGCGTTCCGGCCAACCTCACCAACGACCGCGGGGACTCCCTCGTGATGCTCGCCGCGTACCACGGACACGCCGGCGCGGTGCGCGCGCTGCTCGCCCGCGGCGCCGAGGCGAACCGGGTCAACGACCGGGGCCAGACCCCCCTCGCGGGCGCGGTCTTCAAGGGCGAGACGGAGGTCGTCAAGGCCCTCCTGGAGGGCGGCGCCGACCCCGCCGAGGGCACGCCGTCAGCCGTCGACACCGCCCGGATGTTCGGTCGGGCCGATGTGCTCGAACTGTTCGGCATCAGCTGA